The Mucilaginibacter yixingensis genome window below encodes:
- a CDS encoding RNA polymerase sigma factor: MSKEVNSSVPTDSEVILGILNNSDTVLRRLYVAYFPMVLQLIVNNNGTADDAKDIYQEAIIVLYNKVKAGNFELSSKLKTFIYSVCRRLWLKRLAQMSRYGGDVHDFQDFLPAEEEDIDQHSERDIQFGRMKNSLALLGEPCKTIIEDFYINDRSMQEICEKFGYTNADNAKTQKYKCLQRLKKLFFQQK; this comes from the coding sequence GTGAGTAAAGAGGTAAACAGTTCTGTGCCAACAGATAGCGAGGTGATACTCGGGATATTGAATAATTCTGATACAGTGCTCAGACGGCTGTATGTCGCTTACTTTCCGATGGTGCTCCAATTGATCGTTAATAATAACGGCACTGCCGACGACGCAAAGGACATTTATCAGGAGGCAATTATTGTTCTTTATAATAAGGTGAAAGCCGGCAATTTTGAGCTGAGCAGCAAACTGAAAACTTTTATTTATTCGGTTTGTCGCCGGTTGTGGCTCAAAAGGCTGGCACAGATGAGCCGCTACGGCGGTGATGTTCATGACTTTCAGGATTTTTTACCTGCGGAGGAAGAAGATATCGATCAACACAGCGAGCGCGATATACAGTTTGGCAGAATGAAAAATTCATTGGCTTTGCTGGGCGAGCCTTGCAAAACTATTATAGAAGACTTTTATATAAACGACAGATCTATGCAGGAGATCTGTGAGAAATTTGGATATACCAATGCGGATAACGCCAAAACTCAAAAATACAAATGCCTGCAAAGGCTGAAGAAATTGTTCTTTCAGCAGAAATAG
- a CDS encoding NADH-quinone oxidoreductase subunit D, translating into MVLNMGPQHPSTHGVLRLELITDGEIVKEVIPHIGYLHRCFEKHAESLTYQQTIPFTDRLDYLASMNNSHIWVMGVEKMLGIDKEIPKRIEYIRVLVCELNRIASHLIAIGTYGIDIGAFTPFLWCFRDREHIMGMLEWASGSRMLYNYIWVGGLFYDLPVGFEERCREFIDYFKPKMVELNGLLTNNEIFIKRTANVGVLPMDVAINYGCSGPMLRGSGLKWDLRRIDGYSVYPELEFDVPIGKGEMGALGDCWDRYKVRVEEIEQSVHIVEQCLDRLQKELKRTPDFDPRAKMPKKLVPKPQDYYVRGEGAKGELGFYFMHQKNEEGRDTEIPFRVKSRGPSFCNLSVLPAISKNVMIADLIAIIGSIDFVLGEVDR; encoded by the coding sequence CCGACGGTGAGATTGTAAAAGAAGTGATCCCGCATATTGGGTACCTGCACCGCTGTTTTGAAAAACACGCAGAATCACTCACCTATCAGCAAACCATTCCGTTTACAGATCGCCTGGATTACCTGGCCTCCATGAATAACAGCCACATTTGGGTAATGGGTGTAGAAAAGATGTTGGGTATTGATAAGGAGATTCCGAAACGTATTGAATACATCCGCGTGCTGGTTTGCGAGCTGAACCGTATAGCATCGCACCTGATAGCTATTGGTACTTATGGTATTGATATCGGTGCGTTTACGCCGTTCCTATGGTGTTTCCGTGATCGTGAACATATTATGGGGATGCTGGAATGGGCATCGGGCTCACGTATGCTGTATAATTACATCTGGGTGGGCGGCCTATTTTATGATTTACCGGTAGGCTTTGAAGAACGCTGTCGCGAGTTTATAGATTACTTCAAACCCAAAATGGTGGAGCTGAACGGCCTACTCACCAATAACGAGATATTTATCAAGCGTACCGCCAATGTAGGCGTGTTGCCAATGGACGTTGCCATTAACTACGGTTGCTCCGGTCCAATGCTACGTGGCTCTGGCCTAAAGTGGGATTTGCGCCGCATTGATGGTTATTCAGTTTACCCTGAACTGGAGTTTGATGTACCGATAGGCAAAGGGGAAATGGGTGCCCTGGGCGATTGCTGGGACCGATACAAAGTACGCGTAGAAGAAATAGAACAATCGGTCCACATTGTAGAGCAATGTCTTGACCGTTTGCAGAAGGAACTAAAACGCACACCTGATTTTGACCCTCGCGCCAAGATGCCTAAAAAGCTCGTGCCAAAACCGCAGGACTATTATGTACGCGGCGAAGGTGCCAAGGGCGAACTGGGCTTCTATTTTATGCACCAGAAAAATGAAGAAGGCCGCGATACGGAAATACCGTTCCGCGTAAAATCACGCGGGCCAAGCTTCTGTAACTTGTCTGTTCTACCCGCCATATCAAAGAATGTAATGATAGCGGATTTGATTGCTATTATTGGTTCGATTGATTTTGTATTAGGGGAAGTGGATAGGTAG
- a CDS encoding S1C family serine protease, which produces MMTNNQLTEAIERYLSGQMDKEELARFDELRREDADIDMKIAEHQQFLGILKQYRERVELVDRLNAIHAEIDVHELVEEMTSHPSWVVRMWRQHHSKISVAASIAIFAMLATMFFTGYFGGQPKYRELREEIGRVKQSTAQLNLKTNALQRQINGSPKKHMLPGNYKGSGFALSSDGYIVTNYHVIGSRYDSVYVQTASGDSYRVKVVYTEPQYDVAILKIDDSSFKGLPALPYSFKKSKSDLGERVYTIGYSEGDSPVVDQGYLSSANGYQGDSAAYRVSIPVNPGNSGGPLVNSKGSIIGIVSGKQTQTEGASYAVKTGYLYKALQNVPQDSLSDKVTMSNKNTLSNLNRVQQIKKLQNYVFMVRVY; this is translated from the coding sequence ATGATGACAAACAATCAGTTGACCGAGGCTATTGAACGCTACCTGAGCGGCCAGATGGATAAGGAAGAACTTGCCCGCTTTGATGAATTGCGCCGCGAGGATGCTGATATAGACATGAAAATTGCCGAGCATCAGCAGTTTTTGGGCATACTGAAACAATACCGCGAGCGTGTTGAACTGGTAGACCGCCTGAATGCCATTCATGCCGAGATTGATGTACATGAGCTGGTAGAGGAGATGACTTCGCATCCATCATGGGTGGTGCGCATGTGGCGTCAGCACCATTCAAAGATCTCGGTAGCTGCGTCTATCGCTATTTTTGCCATGCTGGCAACTATGTTCTTTACAGGTTACTTTGGTGGTCAGCCTAAATATCGCGAGCTGCGCGAAGAGATTGGACGCGTTAAGCAATCAACTGCACAACTGAACTTAAAAACCAACGCGCTGCAACGACAAATTAATGGCAGCCCTAAAAAACACATGCTGCCGGGCAACTATAAAGGTTCTGGCTTTGCGCTATCAAGCGACGGTTATATTGTAACTAACTACCACGTAATTGGCAGCCGTTATGACTCAGTTTATGTGCAAACTGCTTCAGGTGATTCATATCGCGTAAAAGTGGTTTATACCGAACCGCAATATGATGTGGCCATCCTGAAAATTGATGATAGCTCATTTAAAGGTTTGCCTGCGCTGCCTTACAGCTTCAAAAAATCAAAATCAGATCTGGGCGAGCGTGTTTATACCATCGGTTACTCAGAAGGTGATTCGCCGGTTGTTGATCAGGGTTACCTGAGCTCGGCCAACGGCTACCAGGGCGATTCTGCCGCTTATCGCGTGTCTATCCCGGTTAACCCAGGTAATAGTGGTGGTCCGCTGGTTAATAGCAAGGGTAGCATCATCGGTATCGTATCAGGTAAACAAACCCAGACAGAAGGCGCATCATACGCCGTTAAAACCGGCTATCTGTACAAAGCCTTGCAAAATGTACCGCAAGATTCATTGAGCGATAAGGTGACTATGAGTAACAAAAATACCCTATCAAACCTGAACCGCGTTCAGCAAATCAAAAAGCTGCAGAACTATGTGTTTATGGTGAGGGTTTATTAA